The following proteins are co-located in the Pedobacter sp. FW305-3-2-15-E-R2A2 genome:
- a CDS encoding C1 family peptidase, translated as MKKILLIACGIGFTLAVNAQENPLKTIKDNAATAVKNQGQSGTCWNYSTTSLIESEELRKGLGEFNLSEMYTARNIYLEKAKNYILRQGKAQFGEGGLGHDLIRAVSLYGAMPQEAFQGASGEIPNHSGLEEALKTYLDQVLKKRPLDANWLKGYEEILDQKIGTPPATFDYKGKNYTAKTFAKEVLKFDANDYVNISSFTHHPYYSSFILEAPDNFANGSFYNLPLNEMVNLTKTALKDGYTIMWDADVSSKNFQQKKGYAMMFADDADVKAATLNPNAKETAYSPELRQQLYEDLTTQDDHLMHLTGLDQSSDGKYFFKVKNSWGDVGPFKGYIEVSEPYFAINTVSLVVPKAALSKELKKKLGL; from the coding sequence ATGAAAAAAATACTTTTAATTGCCTGTGGCATTGGATTTACCCTTGCGGTAAATGCTCAGGAAAACCCTTTAAAAACCATTAAGGACAACGCTGCAACTGCAGTGAAGAACCAGGGACAGTCAGGAACTTGTTGGAACTATTCCACGACCTCGTTAATAGAGTCGGAAGAGCTGCGTAAAGGATTGGGAGAATTTAACCTTTCTGAGATGTATACCGCACGTAACATTTATCTTGAAAAAGCTAAAAATTACATCCTTCGTCAGGGGAAAGCTCAATTTGGTGAAGGTGGACTGGGACATGACCTCATCCGTGCGGTTTCTTTATATGGTGCTATGCCTCAGGAAGCTTTTCAAGGCGCGAGCGGAGAAATCCCTAACCATAGCGGACTAGAAGAAGCCTTAAAAACTTACCTTGATCAGGTGCTGAAAAAACGTCCGCTTGATGCCAACTGGTTAAAAGGTTATGAGGAAATCCTGGATCAGAAAATCGGCACCCCTCCGGCAACATTCGATTATAAAGGGAAAAATTATACAGCAAAAACTTTTGCCAAAGAGGTATTAAAGTTTGATGCAAACGATTATGTAAACATCTCTTCTTTTACACACCATCCTTATTATTCTTCGTTCATCCTGGAGGCACCAGACAACTTTGCCAACGGTTCATTTTACAACCTTCCATTGAACGAAATGGTGAATTTGACAAAAACAGCGCTTAAAGACGGTTATACCATTATGTGGGATGCCGATGTGAGCAGCAAAAACTTCCAGCAAAAGAAGGGATATGCGATGATGTTTGCGGATGATGCAGACGTAAAAGCAGCCACTTTAAATCCGAATGCAAAAGAGACGGCTTATTCTCCGGAATTACGTCAGCAGTTATATGAAGATTTAACCACTCAGGATGATCACTTAATGCACCTTACCGGTCTGGATCAAAGCAGTGATGGCAAGTACTTCTTTAAAGTGAAGAATTCATGGGGTGATGTAGGTCCGTTTAAAGGATATATCGAAGTTTCAGAACCTTACTTTGCAATTAATACTGTTAGCTTAGTAGTGCCTAAGGCAGCATTATCTAAGGAATTGAAGAAGAAATTAGGTTTGTAA